The Scleropages formosus chromosome 11, fSclFor1.1, whole genome shotgun sequence genome window below encodes:
- the LOC108926707 gene encoding dual oxidase maturation factor 1-like translates to MTFYDGIYPFYPRQRTPFIFSLDLLTVILVFLVLAGTFCLILPGIRGKSRLFWMFRILLSLFIGAVIVAVNFSRDWATGGVKANTTYKSFSSAVVHADVGLWVGLSGINVTLKGDPVNQLNETINYNEMFQWTNILDEDYAEALERGLPSPILYIAEKFTLNSPCGLYHQYRYAGRYTSATLWTAFCCWLIANILFSMPVIFYAGCMMVTTGAFIFFSLASFATIQNIPPCNFTMGAVSMEAGFGSSFWLALVVGLLCTLLGLLVVILDSVVPETLREAFGVSGDVEGEQPALGKQYLNPGFVEGKDINTHLHGDFKVSV, encoded by the exons ATGACGTTCTACGATGGCATTTATCCATTCTACCCCAGACAAAGGACCCCCTTCATCTTCAGTCTGGACCTGCTCACTGTAATCCTGGTCTTCTTGGTCCTCGCCGGCACTTTCTGCCTGATTCTTCCAGGGATACGGGGAAAGTCA AGGCTGTTCTGGATGTTCAGAATACTTCTCAGTTTGTTCATAGGTGCAGTAATAGTGG CTGTCAATTTCTCGAGGGACTGGGCCACAGGCGGCGTGAAGGCCAACACCACTTACAAATCCTTCAGCAGCGCTGTAGTACATGCTGATGTTGGCCTCTGGGTCGGATTGTCAGGAATCAACGTGACGCTCAAGG GAGATCCTGTGAACCAGCTGAATGAGACCATAAACTACAATGAGATGTTCCAGTGGACCAATATCTTGGATGAAGACTATGCTGAAGCGTTGGAGAGGGGTCTGCCCAGTCCCATTCTATACATAGCTGAGAAGTTCACCTTGAACAGTCCCTGTGGTCTCTACCACCAGTACAGATACGCGGGACGATACACTTCTGCCACCTTGTG GACTGCATTCTGCTGCTGGCTCATTGCCAACATCCTCTTCTCCATGCCTGTCATCTTCTACGCTGGTTGTATGATGGTCACCACGGGAGCATTCATCTTCTTCTCCTTGGCCTCCTTTGCCACCATACAGAACATCCCTCCATGTAATTTCACCATGGGTGCGGTCTCCATGGAGGCAGGATTTGGCAGCTCCTTCTGGCTGGCGCTGGTAGTAG GTCTTCTCTGCACACTTCTTGGCTTGCTTGTGGTCATACTGGATTCTGTGGTACCCGAGACGCTGAGGGAGGCCTTTGGCGTGTCTGGTGATGTCGAAGGTGAACAGCCTGCTTTGGGGAAGCAATATCTCAACCCCGGTTTTGTTGAAGGAAAGGACATTAATACCCACCTGCATGGTGACTTCAAG GTCTCGGTGTGA